One window from the genome of Castellaniella sp. MT123 encodes:
- a CDS encoding helix-turn-helix domain-containing protein has product MRPVPLRPAAAPTATATQPARYLTNDEAAAFLRLSPRTLEKQRVIGGGPRFRKFGRRVMYAVADLEIWADARSFEATSDPEYAEHHSGDSRDGQHGRR; this is encoded by the coding sequence ATGAGACCAGTTCCCTTGCGGCCCGCTGCCGCACCCACAGCTACCGCCACGCAGCCAGCCCGCTACCTGACTAACGACGAGGCCGCCGCGTTTCTGCGGCTGTCGCCGCGCACGCTGGAGAAGCAACGCGTGATCGGCGGCGGGCCGCGTTTTCGCAAGTTCGGCAGACGTGTCATGTACGCGGTGGCCGACCTCGAAATCTGGGCGGATGCCCGCAGCTTCGAGGCCACCTCCGACCCTGAATACGCCGAGCACCACTCTGGCGACAGCCGCGATGGTCAACATGGGCGCCGCTGA